A single region of the Enterococcus mundtii genome encodes:
- the yqeK gene encoding bis(5'-nucleosyl)-tetraphosphatase (symmetrical) YqeK gives MNYSTDYTAYTREILMQKVQMRMSEQRFKHVLGVEQTAVALAERYGCSPEKASIAALTHDYAKERPDDEFILFIEREQLDPELLAYGNAIWHGLVGASFVERELGITDEEILQAIRLHTTGAAEMSLLDKVIYVADYIEPGRSFPGVKEAREIAMIDLDEAVAFETKHTLAHLIAQESKIYPKTIETYNHWVAK, from the coding sequence ATGAATTATAGTACAGATTATACGGCCTATACTCGAGAAATCTTGATGCAAAAAGTCCAAATGAGAATGAGTGAACAACGCTTCAAACATGTTTTGGGTGTAGAACAAACAGCTGTTGCACTTGCTGAAAGGTATGGTTGCTCGCCAGAAAAAGCGAGTATCGCCGCATTGACACATGATTATGCGAAAGAACGACCAGACGATGAGTTTATCTTATTCATCGAACGTGAGCAACTTGATCCAGAGTTATTAGCTTATGGAAATGCAATTTGGCACGGATTAGTCGGTGCATCATTTGTTGAACGAGAATTAGGCATCACTGATGAGGAGATCTTACAAGCAATCCGTCTCCATACGACAGGAGCTGCTGAGATGTCCTTACTCGATAAAGTCATCTATGTGGCTGACTATATCGAACCAGGACGTTCTTTTCCAGGTGTCAAAGAAGCCCGTGAGATTGCCATGATCGATTTAGATGAAGCAGTTGCATTCGAAACCAAACATACATTAGCACATTTGATTGCGCAAGAGAGCAAAATTTATCCAAAAACAATTGAAACATATAATCATTGGGTGGCAAAATAG